The DNA segment GGAACTCGGACATGCCAGTGACCGTGTGGCTGCCTGGGGGCCAGGACCTCCCAGTGCAGAACGTGGAGGCTGGCCTTCAGGCTGCACGATCCCTGTGTCTGGCTCTAAGGGGCCCAATGGCAGACGACATNNNNNNNNNNNNNNNNNNNNNNNNNNNNNNNNNNNNNNNNNNNNNNNNNNNNNNNNNNNNNNNNNNNNNNNNNNNNNNNNNNNNNNNNNNNNNNNNNNNNGAGCAAGCTCTCCGCTGTCTGTGGTCCTGTCAGCATTCTGCTCGGCCTCCCGGTGTGCGCTCCTGGCTCCCTGACCCAGCCCCAGAGACAGCGACTGAGATGGAGCCGCAGGCTGCGCTCACACTTGAACACGACTCCGAACCCATGCTCCTCACATCTCTTTTCGGAAACCGGGACATGCTGGCCCAGGGTGGTAAAGGGCAGTTAAAAGCATATGGCTTAATCTAATGAAATTCAAAACAGTCACGTCCTTttactcagcaattccacttccagaatCTTCTGCTAACAAACCGAATGCCCATTTCAAGGGGAGGGGTTTCACAGGCACACTGGCCCCGTGGGTCAGCCACTAGAAAGAACACAGTGGCCTTAAATGCACTAACACAGAAAGATGGCCaagacacagaggggaaaaaaagcaagcgACCCAAACAGTACCTGTGGCAGGACTGCGTACTTATAAACACGTAagagcaaaacaacaacaatatcaaaagaaagggaaaaggggcGCAAGAcaacccctcccttcttcctgtgCTTCTAACCCATTCAAAGATATACCCTGTGGAGTTTCAAAGATGCGCGGTGCAGGTCTCAAACCACCCAGACTTTTCACAAGTGACAGGCCTGTGACTGAAAGGCACACTGGGTCCAGNATACCCTGTGGAGTTTCAAAGATGCGCGGTGCAGGTCTCAAACCACCCAGACTTTTCACAAGTGACAGGCCTGTGACTGAAAGGCACACTGGGTCCAGGGGGAGACTTGGCATCTCCTGGACACCCGGTCAGGCCTCGCCAAGCCTGGCATGTAAAATAGGCTGATAACACTATCTCGGTGGCAGCCACGGCTCTTGGAACACAACACAGTTATTGTCCCAGTGCCAGAACAGCCACAGAAGATGGTTGTGGTGTGGACAGTGGTTGGCACGGTCGTGGGGGATGGGCTACAGACCCAGAGCCAGCCAGACGCAGGCAGCGGGGACCGAGGTCTCCAAAGGGAAGCGAACCAAAAGATCCTCTCGTTCTTGCACTGACAACCCTCTACCCTGCAGGGACAGAAATCGAGACACTTGGGAGTGGGATGGCTTCAAGTTTCTGCAAGTTGAGCAGCTCACTTGGAGATAAACCGGTGATGGTTTATACGGGAAGTAGAGCAACGTgtattctggaaaacagaaagacactcctctttctctccacttcGGTTATATCTCAATTCTCTTCGGTGAGAGGGAAACAGACTAATTACCCATCATGCAGGACTGACTATAAAGTTCCCTGTGTCTCAGGACGCTGGAACCTGGTTAGGGCCGGGGAAAAAAACCTGCTGGGCTTGATGGAAGGCTAGAAGCCAACTGAAATTTGGCACCCCTGGGTCCCCTGTTGTCCACTGGGAATTCTGTCGTGTTGGCAGAACAAAAGCTGTTTACACaaatggggagggagggctgaagaaacagactcaagaCAAACAAAATGACTCTCTCCATGACTATGACCTCCAGAAGGGGTCTGACACAACATGGCCAAtaataagataaatgaaaattaaaaccacaccaAGATAACATTTTTCACTCATTGTATGGTCCTGAATCCAAAAGCTGAACGACATACTGCTGGCGGGGCTGGGAGAAGACAGGCACCCTCACAGCCCGCTGGTGGCGACTCAGTGTAATCCCTACGGATGGCGACTTGGCAATATGTCAAAATACAGTGCACACAGCCAGTGAACTACTCACCCCTCCTAAGAATCTGCCTGTGGCAACATGGacacaaatgtaaaattaagTCCACACGAGATTAATCACTGTAGCATTGTTCAAAATAGCAAAATACTGGAAATGACCATCAACAGGGTACTGCactgatcaaataaataaaatacacccCACCTAAGGGAATGTGGGAAgagaatttcctcttcttttatgtCCGCATAAATAAAGTgtgaaagattaaatgaaaaagcaaagtgcAGAACACAGTGTGTGTctacagccaaaaaaaaaaaaaaaaaaaaaaaaaaaaaagaaagaaagaaagaaaggaagaaagaaaaagaaagaaaaagtatgtttTCGTACAATGCTTAAGAAAACTctacccaaaaacaaaaacaaacaaacaaaaaaaaccatgagTTGCTGGGGATGAGGGGACTGGCAAGATGGGGTGGGATGGAAGTGAAATTTTCCACTCACAccttttttttgatttttgaaccaTACGAATGTCCTACCCATAAGCATCATTTAAAAGGTAGACactaggaaacaaaacaaaacaaacgagagCATACCTGGGCAACCCCTTCTTCCCAGCCTCGGATCACCTCCTGCTTGCCTAGCATAAACTTAAAGGGCTTGTTTCTGTCCCGGGAGGAATCaaatttctttccatcttcaagCATCCCTGTGAAAAAGGGCAGTTGTAACATGAGCAACAAGGAGTGATGACATGAGGCGAGTCAGAAGCCAGCAGCAGAGTGCCCATCCTGGACGCTGGCGCTGAAGGGCCTGGCGGGGCTGCCAGAGGCCTGAGGAGGAAGTGCGGTGTCCAGGGAAGATTTCCTGTGTCCTCAGTGGGCCTCTACAGAGTTGGGATAGTCCCTCTGCCCTGGGGCTGTGAATGTTTTTCCCAACTCCAAGCAGTGAGCTGACCACCAGCGGCAGGCAGCTGTCTACCCTGGTCTGAGAATGGGGAGGTATCCACGCTCCCGACATCAATTTCCAGCATGCTCCCAGACTAAGAATAACCATGGGCCCTTCAGGCATATGCTAGGGCTGGCAGTCACACGTAGTCCAGAAGCAAGAAGCCTtcctcatggggcgcctgggtggcacagcggttaagcgtctgcctttggctcagggcgtgatcccagtgttatgggatcgagccccacatcaggctcctctgctatgagcctgcttcttcctctcccactccccctgcttgtgttccctctctcactggctgtctctatctctgtcaaataaataaataaaaatctttaaaaaataaaaaaagaaaaagaaaataaataaaaaaataaaattcccggATGATCTTTTTAAAACGTTTTGGNGGGTAGTGTCAGAACCGAACTGAACTGGAGGACACTAGTTGGTATCAGAGACTTGGAGAAGTGGCGACAGTAAAGACACCGAGAACCTCTCAGCGGGGAACTCCTGACAACGCCAGCCGAACTGTGGGGCAGGGCTCCCACTCGGAGTCAGGGACTTTCCTACATAAATctactccctcctcccccagcactgcCCCCGTTTCACAGAGGAAGGAAGTGACGCAGAGGGAAGTGAAGCAACCTGCCGAAGTAGTAAAGCTAGACGATAAATCCCGAAGTCATGTTCAAATGACTCCAGCGTCCCAGAAGCCAGACAAACCACAGTGGCAGCCTCTACCAAAAGGGGGACTTGCGGAGATGGAGATGCCAGAGGTCGAGCGGCACACAAACAGACACCTGCCACTCCTCGTTCACAAAGGACCATCGCAGTGGTTTCTCTGGCAGCCAGAGTCAGCCAATGAGATAGCCGTCACTGCAGTCCTGAACTTCAAGCCACCATCCCAGACTGGAAGGGGTAAGCCAGTTGTCGACACACAAGTAACACAGAGCGGATTTCACGGGAGGCCGCGGGTGGGTTGCCCACTATGGCTCTAGGTATCACTCAGAAGACCCAGCAAAACACAGAATTCTGTTGGGTTCGGATGTTTGTAGAGGAGGAGGGAAATCCTAACATAAACCCCCAATGTAAAAAACAATGTCAACGCTTGTAAGTGGGATGGGGAAGCAGACATCAATTGAGAGCTTTATCAGAGCCACCAGACTAGCCGAACTTTGACAAAATAGGAAATGGGCAGTGGCAGGGACCGGAACTGCTGTCCTAACAGAGCAGGAAGGCAGACAGATGTCCTGACAGAGTGGGTGCTGACGCCGCCTGAAGTCTGGAGCCGGGGGCTGAGGACTGAGAGGCAGACAAGAGGGTGGCAATCCACCCCTGTGCCAAGTCAGTGCAGAGCCAGGAACTGGTGCCCCAGAACTAGCAAGCTGCGGTGTACTTGGAGCCCATCTCTTCACCAGAATACAATCACGGCCtgataaaagaaatgacaaatggcAGGACTTGAGTAGCTTCCTATAAATGATCAGCTGGGAGAAAAACAGGTGTCCGCCCTCCACAACTCTCATGGTAGTCCATCCCCTACGAGCTGTGCTGCATACACTGAACCCAACCTACTTGAACCCTGCATTAGGGGTGAGAGTAGGCAATGAGCAGTCCGGATTCTCAGAATCCTTTCTTGAACCAGGCAGAGAgccttccatccacccacctgGGGCCTGCTTAAAACAAAAACTCCTGGAAACCAACTCTAAGGCTTAGTTAACCTACCCATGGTCAGAGTCAGCGGGTAGCGGGGCCTGGCTCTagcaaaaggcaaaaacaaaaaagcaccaaataaaacacaaaacaaaacccctaccGTAAAAagagagcagagacagagaagcaacACAGACAATAGCTAAAACGTAGTTTTTAAGACACTGGACACAGCAATAAGGGAGAGTGATCCCTGAGGGGAAACTAACAAGGCAAGCCCAACGCCTGCCCAGCTTACATCCTTGGGcgtttccaggcagagggacctggATGGAGCTCAAGGCAGCTCTGAGTCCAAAGGACAAAAaccaggaaggagagaggtgTAGAGTGAAATCCTGGATATTTGCAGAGGGTCCCTCTTGAGTATTCAGCACAATACTAATCAGCGTGTGTGTTTGAGGAAACTActtaaggcaaggaaaagaacTCTCCCAAACTAGAAGGAACAGTGCCTAGCGCTTACACAGAGCTGGGATCAGTGACTATTCCACTATCCCTAGAGAAATCCTGGTTTATGAGGGCACTGGGTAGGATACCCAGAAGACCTCATCTCAGTAGTGGGGAATAATCAGCCCTAAACTGAACACTGCTCCAGACCCACCTAACAAATCATGAAAGCAAGACCCAAAAgcatcaaactgtttccaaataaCTTAAGTGCTTCCCAGGACAAAGCTCAAGAAGatttataggaataaaaatatccagcaccccaaaaggaaaaattcaCCATGTCAAGCATCCAAAATTACCAAGCATGCAAGCAGGAGGGAAAACATGACCCATAATGAGGAGACTAATCAATCCACTGAAACTACCCCAAAACTGACAGAGATGTAAGGACAGTAAAATTCAAACCAAACTTCCAGACACGAAAACCACATTgggctggaacaactggacaccCACAGGCAAAAAGTAAAAACTTGGACCTATACTTTACATCATAATCAAGTATCAACCCCAAATGGAtaacagacctaaatgtaaacaaacctataaaacttctagaagaaaacacagggaaataaTCTCTGTGTCTGTGGGTTAGTCACAATCTCTGTGACcgggttaggcaaagatttcttagatatgaggCCAAAAtgcacaatccataaaaggatgaactgaacttcatcaaaactaaaaacttctgcgctttgaaaaatacttttaagagaatgaaaactcaAGCCATAGAccgggagaaaatctttgcaaagcacatatctgataaagaacttgcgaccagaatatataaagagctctcaaaactcaacagtaagaaaacaaatagctcaattaaaaaagggcaaaagatctgaacagatacttcactgaaaaaaaaatatacaagtggcaagtaagcacatgaaaagatgcttagcgTGATTAGTCATTTTATGAACGCATATTAAAAGCACTAGGAGATACAACTACTACTTACTAGGAAGATACCACTAGAAAGACTGATCACATCATGCCCTGGTAAGGATGCGGAGGAACTGGAATTCTTacacactgctgatgggaatataaaatggaacGACCGCTCTGGAAAGAGAACAGGTTGGCCATCGAAGTTAAACATATACCTCCCATATGACCTGACCATTCTATTTATCCAGGAGAAACGACAGCCACGCAGAAAGACTGACACACGGATGTTCACAGCAGGCTCACCTGGAAAAGCCAAAAACTGGAACAACCCAAACATCTgccaactggtgaatggatacacAAGTACATCCATACAATAGGAAACtatccagcaataaaaaagaatgaacctcTGATAACACGGAACAACATAATAATCTCGAAAtaattatgctgagcaaaagaagccagacacgggTCTATACACTGTACAATTCaacatatatacaattttagAAAACACAAACTCTGCTGACAGAAAAACAGGCCATAGGTTGCTGGGGATAGAAAGAGGAGGTTTCAAAGGATAACGAAGAGACATATCAAAACTTATGAAATTGTACCCATTAAACATGAGCGGTGTACTGGATGTTGGTTATGCCTCTACAAAACTGGggggtttttttaaagtgaaaaaagtgAGATTCACTAAAATCCTACATGCATTTCCCTCCTACAGCCAACCTGGCAGTGGGTGGTGAGGAACTTCCTCTGTCAAGGGAGGGGGCAAGTAAAGCAGGCGGCCCGTCACGTCTCAGCCGCTGCTCCCGTCTGAATGCTGGACATCTGTGTGCCAGGACCTGGAGCCCTTGAACAGCAAAACCACCTGCCAAGCCAGTGCCATCATTTCCTAGAGAAAGCACGCTCTGATGAGAGAAGGCAACTGAGGTTACGTTCAGACACGACAGCTGACACTCGACACTCCAGAGGCCACTCTTAGCAAAACCCATCACCAGCATGGCTCTCTATTTGCAGCACTGACGGTGCCTCACGACCCACAGACAGCCTGGGACAGCTCCGTATTCTCCATTTCGAGAATTATGTTTTGTCTCTCCTGACTGAACACAACTTGAGGTCACAGACCTGGCCTCAGAGTCCTACGTCCCTGCAGCAGTCAGCTCAATCCCTGGCACCTGCCATGCTGGCCGCCCGCGTGCCTGCTGTTAAGACTGGCTtcgcctggggcgcctgggtggcaccgcggttgggcgtctgccttcggctcagggcgtgatccctgcattgtgggatcgagcctcacatcaggctcttctgctgtgagcctgcttcttcctctcccactccccctgcttgtgttccctctctcgctggctgtctctatctctgttgaataaataaataaaattaaaaaaaaaaaaaagactggcttcGCCTGCacgatttttttttctaaagattttatttatttattcaacagagatagagacagccagcgagagagggaacacaagcagggggagtgggagaggaagaagcaggctcatagcggaagagcctgatgtggggctcgatcccgtaacgccgggatcacgccctgagccgaaggcagacgcttaaccgctgtgccacccaggcgccccatgcctgCACGATTTAAGAACCAGCAGGACAAGCATGAGGCTTCCATATTTAGACCTCTTCCCTGGATGGTAGGGAAGAATCTGGGGGCTAATCCCAGAATGACAGTTTTTACTTCTGCCACCTTTAAATTACTcatcagtgagaaaaaaatgtgaaaactcgGGGGTCTCTGGCTAAAAGCACAAGGACCATGAAAGGAGCAAAAGCTATGGTTGCATGAGGGACCGTGAAGCAGCCTCTGGCTGCGAGACTGCTGATGTCACCTTCATCTGAGCTGTCTCCCAAAACGATTCAGCTGTTCTTTTGGGGAAGAACCAGACTCAAATCCttggagagggagcagaagggcttaaaaaaaaaatgtggagaagaATCTCAAGTTCACCTCCCCCACAGCAGCATGCTCGTTCCTGCCGCTCGCCTGTGTCAGGGTGTGCTCACTCAGAAGGAACCAGCAAAGGCAGACCTGGCCAGCGGCTGCTGAGCAAAGTGCCCTTCGACTACGCTCCTGGTACTTGGCCCAAGTCACAGAAGCAGTGGTGAAGACCCAAGGCCACGATCTGGAGACTCAAGAGGACCATGGGGTTATTATTTCACTAAAAACGCAACAGTGTGTCATGGAAGGCAGAGCCCCCCAGTACCCTctccagggtggggagggtgcccGCAGAAGGACCTGTAGTGAGGGCTTCACACCTGTGGCACTTAAAGCTCATGACTCACAGTGTGGTTTTCAGTTGCTGACGGAATCTTTGCAGGTGGTTTTCACAGGCAGCATTTTATAGGGTTCAAACTACAGAgagtcttaaaattaaaaacaaaaagcccaaacCTAAAcccaacaatgacaacaaaacagAACATCCCACACTCCAAAACtgccaaaaaaaataaagctcttgCCATTTACagatggaagagggagaaaggactTCTGCTTTCAACTCAACAGGTATTTCCTTAAGTACAAAAGTACAATggttgatggggcacctgggtggctcagtcagttgggcgtctgccttcagctcaggtcatgatcccagggtcctgggatcgagccctgcactgggctccctgctcagcagggggggggggaataaatatatataaaatatatattgtcaaataaataaataaaaaactttttaaaaagtacaatggTTGAATGGAAGAGGGGGAACAAAAGTGAAAGTCGCCAATTTTTCTGCAGATTTGCATTTGAAGCCACTTGGAACATTCCCAGATGGGTGTACTGACCCAGGTGCAAATGGGCATACTGACCCAGGCTTGgctgtttcccttcctcctcactgTATACAGAAGCTCCCTCAACCGCCTTTTACCTAACTGCCTCGCCAAAGACTCCCACAGCCTGCACAGCCTCAGCACAGCAAAGGAGCCTTCAGTCCCCAGTCTCTAGTGACCCCCAATTCTTCTTCCCCATATGCATTTTATGCTTACCAAGGGCCGGTCAGCTATGTTTACTCTCAGACTCATTGATGTCAGTTACATTTACTGAGTACAGAAAACATAAATAgtatgtaaagaaatgaaaaatgagtgtGAACAGAAAAAGTGGTCCTAGCTGACCCTTTGGAAAGACAACAAAGGCAAGTCACAAAAAATACTGCtagtgtgtaagtgtgtgtgacTGAGACTAATATATGtttgaagaaagaaatcttaacaATCTAGAAagctttctggggtgcctgggtagctcagttggttgaggtcagactcaatttcggctcaggtcatggtcttaagagtcctgggattgagtcccacgtcgggctccatgctcagcaggattttctctctttctccctctgcctctccttcctctctctctaaaataaataaatcaatctttaaaaaaaaaatctagaaaggtTTGGCACTGATATGACCTCACAATAGTCTTTATTGTTTTGactttaaaagaatacaaaattagatTTTTGCAAGAACTTTCATGGGAAACTCTACCAAAAGAGCCATCCTAAAAGACATGAGCCTTTAGCAAATGATTTATGTTtggatttgaaataaaatgaaatcaaatgttTAGAGAAGCCATGTCACTTTCATGATCAGCTATCCACTTGTCCTCACCCTGTGGTAGCTAAGATGTATGAATCCAAAGCTTATGTCTTCACTCCATTTCCAGGCCTCTGTGGTTGCACTCCCTGGGCAACCTTCCTGAATTGGGAGTTCTGAGAACCCCATGCATGTGGTATGACCAAAGGTCAAGTGCCTACCCAAAGAGGGAGccagcttcctcctccccatcACACAAACCCAGCGCAAGAACATATCCCGTCTCTTATCTGGAAACGCTCACAACCTTTTGCTAAATCTTTTTCGATTCTAGGAccaaaagtgtattttctttctttctttttttttttttttttttaaagattttatttattcatttgacagagacagccagcgagagagggaacacaagcagggggagtgggagaggaagaagcaggctcccaggagagcagcgagcctgatgtggggctcgatcccaggaccctgggatcacgccttgacctgaaggcagacacttaatgactgagccacccaggcaccccacaaaagtGTATTTTCACAGGAGGTCCCATGACGGGAAGAACACACAGGATCCCAGACCACGAACCAAAATGCATGACCTTGTGGGCATGCCTTTCCATTTCCCACTTTATCACAATACAAATAGAAGGACTGGCACATTGTATGtcatggggctggggcagggtggggggggagacacacagaaggaaaacaatacTTAACAGTGGCTATTTGGTAATAGTAGAAATATGCATGatctttagcttttctttttttctgttttccagaaaacACAGAGGCGGGAAGCTGTGGGGTATAATGGGTAAAGGCATGAGTTCTGGGGCTTGGCTCCAGATGATTATAATAATCCCCTCCCTGGtgtccctgcttctgccctcttTCTCCTACAGTTAAACCTGGCACGGCAGCTAGGACATTCTTCTAAAATATAAGTCAGACCCTATTACTCCTCTGCTCCAGACCCTCGCATGGCTCCCCGTCTTACTCAGAACAGAATCCAAAGTCCTACAAATGGCCCACGACGTCCTGCAAGAGCTGCCACCCCACGCTGGCATCCGGCTGACTTCATCTCTGATGACTCTCACACTTCTCCACTCCAAGAACACAGCTTCCTTCTGTTCTCTATAGACACCAGGGacactcccaccccagggcctttgtccCTATTGTTCCCTCTGCCCGAAATGCTCTTACCAGACAGTCACATGGATTACTCCCTTACCTCCTTCAGGTCTTgtcttaaatgttaatttctcatTGAAGTCATCCTGGGTCTATCTAAAATCTCAATcttctcctgtcccctccttcGCACTTACTAGCTCACGTACAATGTATTTTTGCTTATTAATCATATTTGTTGTCTGTCTTTCCTACTACAGTGTAAGATCTACAAGGACAGGGACTGTCCTCTTATGTCTTCTTCATTCCTACATTCTtggtgcttagaacagtgccttgcACAAAACAGATGGTCAGTAAGTACTTGTAGAAAAAGGCAAAGGCACCCTTTCCccctccaggcctttgcacacacttggccagctccttcctcctgccagcCTGAGCCATGCACGTCCAAGACCACGTGCACTTCTACCGCAGGTGTGGACTGCTCAAGGCACTTCTCTTGTAAAAGTAGGCAGAGGGGAAGGCCCTCCCTTAAGGTAAGCACCTCAAGGGCAAGGCCAAGGCTTTCCTCAGCTCCTaacacatttgttgaatgactgaaagaAGGGCCTGGTGTGCTGACCTGTGTGTAGTAGGTGTGAGAGGAAGTaaccacaattttatttatccataGGGATGGGGCAAAGTCCAAAATGtaattttctcattcttattctaacttaaaggaaacagaaatattatACCAAACATAATAGGAATGTAGGCCCTGTCCACCTCTGCTGGAGTCCTAAATGACCTGAGTGACTCCATGCCAGGAACTGATGGGGAGAGACCCTGGAGACTACCACCAGCGTGGGTCTGGTCTCCTGAGGCCTGCAGTCCGCTGGGGAAAGAGTGGAGGCAACTGTACACAGTCTGACTGTGAGGCAGGCCACAAAGGACATGGACCGGCCCTCTGCTGGAGAATCAGAGGTGCATGTCATCTGCACGTGTGAAGAACCACTTTAGCCAAGGGTCAGTCAGGGAAGACTCACTGAGGGGTGCCCTGTAAGCTGTGATGGATAAGAGCCTGcctgtgggggggaggggtggcagtgGTGGCACCTAAGCGCAGGGCCAGAGAGCTCCCTGGGTGGGACGGACTTGGGGGTCAGGAACTGAAAGCAGGCCAGGGTGGTCTGAgctcctgggaggggaggaaTAAAGGCAATGAGAGCAGAGACGGCAGCACCCAGGAGCGGGATtatttccctcccccttcctcctcctcagtgTCTTTGCACTGCTAGAATTTATCTGGCCAAAGTTAAAGGGAACCGAGGGAAGGAATACAAGGACTCAGTTGAGTTCTTCAGTACGTAAAAggacaggagaagaaaaagagaaaaaaaataacaaacatcgCCATGAGCACCAAAGGGAGAGCCGGACAGTACACTCTTGAGTTATCCAAAATACCCCTGGCCTTTTCCATGAGAAAGAGCAGGTGACAATactatttttagagaaaatcCCAAGGCAGACAAGTGATCCCTACTTTCAGATACAATGAACCCATTAGCACTTCAtaaaatcagtttgtttttaagtaggttccatactcaacatgggacttgaactcacaacccccaagatcaagagtcgcacgctctactgCCAGGAGCCCCACAGAATCAGTTTTTAACCACCAAAAACATTCAAGTTAAAAAGCctatggatgaatgggtaaattttatggtacATAAATTATATCCATAAAGctgttaatggaaaaaaaaagtctatgagaCCCACTGAAAGGAATCAGAACTCTCTGGAGAGATGACTGAGGCCAGGACCAGAGTAGGGGAACCAAGGGAAGTGATTAAGGAATAAGGGGAGCAAGCATATCAAAAAGGTACTGGAGGAGGCCCAAAGGGGCTCCGACTGGCCCAATCCGGGACAGTGtgaatatcaaaaagaataatgaggggcgcctgggtggcacagcggttaagcgtctgccttcggctcagggcgtgatcccggcgttatgggatcgagccccacatcaggctcttcctgtatgagcctgcttcttcctctcccactccccctgcttgtgttccctctctcgctggctgtctctatctctgttgaataaagaaattaaaaaatctttaaaaaaaaaaaaaaaaaaagaataatgagtaTCAATGATTTTAAACCCTGAAGAAATTTATGAGTCCACAGTATactaagaacaacaaaaaaattagtcgatgggggcggggggagtcatTTGTCGCCACTGGGGAAGATGACAAAACAAATTCCTCACTTTAAAATTtgataattaaaggaaaagaattaagCTTTACCCTATTTTATAGAACGGCAGCTGAC comes from the Ailuropoda melanoleuca isolate Jingjing chromosome 13, ASM200744v2, whole genome shotgun sequence genome and includes:
- the LOC100479289 gene encoding peptidyl-prolyl cis-trans isomerase FKBP1A, which produces MLQLPFFTGMLEDGKKFDSSRDRNKPFKFMLGKQEVIRGWEEGVAQMSVGQRAKLTISPDYAYGATGHPGIIPPNATLVFDVELLKLE